catttaaaagaaatgtagaTGTTTCAACTGATAATCAATTTGCATTATAATACCTGGCTCAATATAGGCTTAAAATGTTTGGCAAAATTAATGTATCTAACAATCTCAGATTGTGAGTACACTGTTTCAAAATCTTGCCAATTGTCACAATGTAGATCAATAATTCTTTTAGCGATCGCATTATCAATGATTTCATTGCATTCATCaactataataaagaataaatcaaATCTAGACATAATGGGAGCCGTTAGTTGAACATTTTGTTGCAACGATTTTTTCCTGTCATAACGTCCACCAACAGGATTCGCTGCTGCTAATATTGATGTTCGAGCATTTAAAGTTGCTCTTACACCAGCCTGATAATAAATgtcttattaataatatataatatggaaaacgtaatagaaactattttatatttagaaaccTTGGCTAAGGAAATAGTTTGTTGCTCCATAGCTTCGTGTATAGCGACTTGATCTTTGAGATccattttatcaaattcatcGATACAACAAATACCTTGATCGGCAAGCATTAAAGCACCAGCTTCAATGACAAAATCAGGAGACTCTTCGTCTCTTACGACAGCTGCGGTTAACCCAGCTGCAGAAGATGCTTTTCCTGAAGTGTAAATAGATCTTGGAGTAATTTCAGCAACGCTCTTTAAAAGTTGAGATTTCGCTGTGCTAGGATCACCAACAATGCAGCAATTTATATCCCCTCGTAACGAGGTGCCTTCTAATGTTATCTTTGGAACACCACCAAACAGCATTAAAGTGATTCCCTTTTTAACTTCATCATTGCCGTGTatcgaagaaaacaaactATTAACGAGATTCtggtacaaatttttatcgcgactCATTTCATATATACGATTCCACTCTGCTTCAGTCATTCGTTTCTTCATCATTTCTTGTGATATTTCTTCCATGTTTGTCTCCATACCACCAAACTATAAGAATTAAGTATTAAGATTGCCATATTTGATTACAAAAGTGTTTATTCATAATGCTGATTGTTTGTACCCTAAAACTTGTTGGTGTAACACTACATGCTAGAAACGCAGTTTTATATGTGAGTTCTCTGGATCCTAATGCTTTCAAGCCTGTCACTCCATCTCCTGGTTCTACACTTTTATTTCGCTTTGCCTTAGGATCCATTCTTACGCCAGGAAGAGAAAGAACTCCAACATCTGGTATAACTATAAGAGTTCCTGTAAAGTCatatctacaaaatgcaaaataatatatacaaatcaTTAGAAAGCAAACGACAATGTATTACTATATTCTATGTAATACCTATCACCAGCTTGTACAGTTTCTACTGCTTCAgatcttaaaataatttcaagcgAGCGAGGAATGCATCCCCTAGGAAGTTCAGCTTGTGTTTCCTGTACtctgattttttgaaaatccacAAAAACTGAATTATCCACATCCAATAGGAAACGTCGCCTATTACTACATACTGGATTGTGACAAATTGTTGGATTTGTGAACTAAAAAATGTCATTTGTACTATAGTCAAGTACCAACCATACCATACCATaccatatatttattattaaaatacttatGCTATACCTTAAATTGTTGTTCCACGTGCTTTATTACAGCATTACAATCCatgcaaataaatgttccGAGTAATAATTCTGGATGAACTGGATGCGTTCGTATTACTTGTCCAGATATGCGTATTAGGGTACCCAATTTTGATGCATTTAATTCTCTTAATTTTTGTCTAGTTGGTACTTCTACAAAACTCACATAACATTCCTTCTCTTTTCTTAATTCAGCAACATCTctgacaaaattatataacgcTTGGCACAAATATGGATAAATCCTACAAAACAAGATTATATAGTTAAATATGCTAAATATTGATAAAgtaatcgatcgattaaaagatacatttgatttaaaaatataaatatttacagtctACTAAGAAGCAGAACAGTATCATAAAATTTCTACCTGTAATATTCTTCAACTATGGTTGTTGAAAGTACTTGATTGTATTCATCTACATCATCAAAAATCACTTCCAAAGTACAGTGTTCTGGGCTTATGAGTTCTTTTGCTGGCTCGAGATATTTTACAACTCCATCTTCTTTAAacctaattaaaaaaataagggaataaattatagaaaagcTATAAAACACAATTCAATGAAATCATGTATAATTCTATGACATGTGTTTATTGTTAAACGAATTGTTTTCAACAATGCGAAAGACCTTACTCTTCAAGAAAATCTTGAAATAACTTCTGGCACTTGATTCCGACTTCATCTGGTATACGCCTCAAAGAATTTGGACCATCCCCAACATCCATTTTTCAATAACTAATAAAACTTAGTCTATccgtataaaattatatttgattcAATTCTGGCGTCCAACAAAACACACCTGTAGAATTTGGCGGTAATAGTCTGTGGGCTagttttcaaatctcaaaattttcgttgatttacaaaatatatccAAATAAACTAAACTTAAAATCTTTGTATAATATTGATGATAATCCTTCAATATTAAGTTGTagatcatattttaataataagataGCGAACCAGTAAACTCTAGTAACAGAACCATATGTTAAGAAAGAATCTCATTGGCCCACTACTTTTGTGTCCAGAGGGCCTATTCTCGAGTCGTACGATCAGTTTTCGTATACGCAAGTTGGTCACTTTCACATGATGTCGCTTCAAACGGTATTCTCGATCGAAAGCGCTGATTCGTATACGAAATGTTTCGTACGGTTTGCATCGGGTGGGTGATGACCACACGAAACGCAAGGAATGAATCAACACATAACATGGCCGTTGCGcggtattttaaaaaagaacggTCGCTTCAAGATTCTAAAacataacaattaaaaattgtttaatcttGTTAAATGTTCGAAtgagattaataaaaaaatttattaaaaatacttaaatattgtatattgatTATGAATCTTATGAAACATTGTGTTAagtattattatcaatttttaatgctAAATGAGGTTTGGgtacattttacaataaaactaaatttcaaatttatatacaatctttagctttatataaaaataatgttattattcgtCACTTTCGCTTTTTTATTATGCAGTTCGCTTAAAAATAagatcacatttttttttatcactatTTTGGAACATTTTCAGTAATTCTTCATACTCCATTATTGCCGCAAGTTTTTAAATCATGTAATCACTTAGTATACCTTTCATTGGTAAGTATGATTTTACCTTTAAACTTATTTGctgtttatgtataaatttatttacttcagaAGTAAAGGGAGTTGCACTCCGCAATAAATCATCAGACTTTAAtaagtttttcaaaaacaatgaCGTCATATACAGCTTCGAGGAaattttccctttaatttcccttcatttcctggcagatttccctttaattttccttcatttGATATGTTACTTTAAAAGGATAAAGGAAGAGTTAACGATCAACTGtcctgaaaaaatgttaaaattacaatgtttaagTTATAGAgaagattttattattgtatatcaaAAACCAACAGTATTTTTAACCGTTAAtaatagttacaaaaataggTATGTATTATACGCAACTCACAAAGTTCTAATTCCTTTTACGACTTTCCACGATGAATCGTCGCCGAGGCATGTCGACATAATGAAGCGAGTAGTAAACATTATTGTATGGCGTTAAAGCTTTCGGTAGCATTCTTATCCTTAAAGCTGCATCATTCGTTTGAACTACAGTATCCCttataataattcaacaaGCTCATGCAGCTTTAAGTATTTCGTTAACTTAATTACTCGTACACTCTGACTTGGAAAATACACCAATGGAATTTTATCGCTGGATATAATAAATCGTTGATACAGTAAAAacgatttttccaaatttacaattatttctgaGCAATCCTATAAtacgtacaaaaattaattttgtaaaattaattagaaataattgctGTGTCGagattttcctcgaaaaatgaaacctgTTAGTCATAAGAACAGTTAGATCATTTAAGGAAACCATAGTCATAAGGAGAAAGGTAGCCATCTAACGGCTGATttgctaataaaaatttagaaggtaaaaaaaggagttattttgaatattttttcgtgATAGATAcgtacagaaattaatttaatatcattaatttgAACCAGTTTATAATAAGATGAAACACCCTAAGTCTTGTATTTATTACGACAAACAAGATTCACtttatatgttaattttacaatacattatgGTTTTTGCAAGTAGCACGAaagataaaagtttcaaaaaacaTTACAATCATGCCAAATAGATTTGGTAAATTTTGTTCAGATTTTAGACACGTCTTTTTTTCCAAAGCCACACACGAGTAATTTTAACAGGTGGAAGACAAAAGTTCCTACCGACGCAAAGTACACATTGTTGACACGTTCCGTCTCACACACCCTTTCGCAACACACATAACTTGCATTACACGagtattttacatattacagATCGGAAGTACAATACTGCAAGTAACATTTTAACATCGTTATTTACAGAATGATAATGCAAGAAATAtccatttcttattttttacacgtaataaataaattcgtacaCCTGTACGATTTCCGATAATCTGAGTTAATATCGGACTAATGCAATTTCGCTGTTTGAAGCATCAAGAACATTTTCCCAGAGTGATTCAGATGTATAGGTGCAAACTTAACTGATATGGCAATCTAAACATTTAAATGTTCGCGTCAAATTGGTGACTGCGAAGATGACGCGTGACGTGCATGATGCAAAGGAATGTAaatcttttaaacaattggATAATCCTCGTTAGTTTACgcttattaaaataaatgccatTAGCTAACGATAAAAAGGACACACAAGACcctattaataaaaatgaaattccaaaATCTTatgattgatttttttaaatgtttataacacTCCtgttgttaaataaatattataatacttttcaatattaaaataaataatttattcatgaaGAAATATTgctgatttattttatcaccGTTTTCCTCAACCATAGATGTCCACTCATTACTTGTTTCTGGTTACTTCATCATTCACATTATGATTAACTTCCACGcgacaataatatttattacataatagcAAGTAAGCCATTCTTTTTACACGTTTGTTGAGCTTCTATTAATAACTTGGTcgaattttctgaaatatcCATACTAGTACTATGGACTCAAAATGGAGTTGTCTTTTCTATTATTAGCGTCACGAATGGATAAATGATGAAACACAATTTCTATAGTACACAGAATAATCTTGTTTTGTTAATAACATTATGTAAGCATCTTCCCAATAACTACATTATCACATGACCGCAGTGGTGAGGGTAGAGTGTTGGTAATTTCCACCGATTTCACGAGTGGTGGtgtatatacaggatgtcccaaaattaatataagaaCCGAAAATGGaggatagctgagacgattctgaaccacaatttcctgtgcaaaaatgtcgtatggtgcttcgtttttgaattattaacaccctgtataaggaGAGCCATTGTTGACGAAATCAAAACCGAGGAAAAGTACTCAGCGATTCAGAAGAAGAGAGTATTGAAAGTGAACAAGAAGAatgttgaaaacaaaaactacaATGGTTAACAATGTGGGCAGTACTCGAATTAATTTAGGAAAGAGGACTAACGATAAAATTCGTACTTCCAGCAATACAAAAGATGAGAACACATCATGTGGATAATCAAAActtagaaaagaaacgaatgtaAATGACAATAAGCGatcatattaaatacattattgtacaattgaaaaaattaaaattacaattaggAGCGCTTTCTTGATAGGATTTTAGACAACGTCCAATACGACGAAAAATCCTTCATGACATCGTTGAACGAGATACACTTGATACCCACGAGAATCAAATTATTCACCTCGCACTATCAAAACCTTATGCGGGAACAATCTTTATCATTGCAGAACATGGGGAACACTACCATATAATCCACGATTGTACTTGTTCCAACTCAACATGCCGATGTACACGACTCGAAGAAATCTACAACGGATATATTATCAACAGAAACGGAGAACGAAGAAGAGCCCGGAGATATACTAAAACAAATACTCTGAGCTCAGAGTTCAGAATTCAATGATGGTGTAATATCgcaatatatttatcgacAAATGGAAGACAAATTGATTACATTGAAATCGCTGGGAGAAAGAGGCTAcaatctaataaaattgtaagtaTTTCCCTTTCAAAAAATAGAGAACAGGGAAAAGGACACACAGAAACTGAAGTAGAACTAAACGGTGGAAAGAACAATAACGAAACCAGCAAGGACAGCAGCAAAATTTTCAACGGGTCCTGCCGAATACGACGCCACCCGGGGCACAGCCATCATCGGCAACGACAGCAACAGATCAGCACCGTGTGAACCAGTCCCGGTTTGTTCCACTAGAACTGCCAGGAATACAGCCCTACAACATTCCTCATCGACACAGGTAGCGAAATTTCTATCATTACAGAAAAATCACataaaattttctacaaatcACAGATTCAACGTCTATTGGATTACGAGTTAAACATGTCTGATTTAGTAAATCGACTAAAGGGTGGAGTTAAGATCTCTTTAGATGATCTGAAACAGTTCCAACTCCCCAAAAGCAACGAGGAGTATTACAATCAGTTGGATCACTCTGTAGTGACTTATCGTTATGGGACTCTCTTTTTGTCTACTAAAGGTAGAGTACTAGCTCCTTCCTCTATCCTTAAACTCCATAAAGAACACCCTGCTGAGTTTGATCTCCCCGAATTTCTAAGAGCGGATTATCTCACAGTATCGAGCAGAAAGGAACTACCTAATATGTCGCGAGGCCATGCAACCAACCTTCGATGTTCTGATAAACAAAAGGTGTCTGTTACGAGATTCATCACACGAGATCATGACATGGCTACCATTTTTCATGGTATACCAGGAACTCTTTTCAGCGGCCTTAGCAGAATATTACACCCAACCAGACACATCGATCAAGTTCGTCACCGTCTAACAACTAGAAGACCTTAATCAGCCAATAGAGAAACTATCAGAACCAGCAGACATATACGAGATAATATACGCGATAATAACGAGACCTGTGAATGGCTCAACGAGTTGGTTGTCGCGGTAATCAGGGATGAAGCAAAGGaggaataaaatatagatataaaatttttcgaaagaacGAAAGGTCCCACGTTATCCTAAGgcaatgtttaattataattgcacCATTAACCGGTCCAAGGGATATATCCCATTCGAATTACAAGTAGGTTACGAACCCAACAGTATTCTTGACGAACAGGACGAACACTTGAATCTTAGACAAAGAGTAGAGGACTTAAAACTCCAACACGAGAATAAAGTTATTCCAAGGGTAATTTAGTCCTAATTCGAAATTATGTCAGACCTTTAGAAGAGACCTTTAGTCactcgattaaaataaacgaatgtgGAAAACCAACTGTTCATCACCGAACAAACGTCAAATTGTTCAAACAAGGGTCGTTGACTATCACAGACGACGAAACTTAGCCGAAATTTTATGACTGCTCCAACACTGATGATGAACATGGCTACAGTACGAATCACGAGTTAAATCCTAACGgcccaaagggttaacgaaaaGTATTCGATTACCGAGTTGAGCAACCAGGAAACCATTTTTCTATGACACCTAAGTCGGGTTAGATATATCACGAACAGTGGAAGATAACGGGGACCAAATTCACATGCTCTTCGCGTAAtagattaattaaacgaataagaaaaatttcggCCACATTCAGGGAGAGCCCCCTCTTAGTTATTTCTTGTGTAGTGCACGACAAGCACTGGCAAGACCATATTGCACAAAAAAACTTGATGGAGGTTGCACCTCGAAAGAGCAGGGTCTTCTTGCTACATACAACCGGCTAGTGGAATTGCTCATCGTCAAAGGGAATTGGTCTAGCGAGTATATACTAAAGTACATGATAGGCAATAAGAAATTAGATATCATTTAGAACGCAAGGTAATGGAGACAAGTATCTGATACTTATAATAAACGGTCGCGCACTATTGGAACTTAGTTCATTGAAGAAATCGTATGACTTCATATTATTGGATGATACTCTATCCAATCACTGCTACGCAAATTTTTGTGTCTTTTGTACAATACATTTACATCTATTTTTTACTTACAAATACACAACGACCAATTGCATTCTTCTTTCTGATCTTTGTGTGCTTTCTGACATTACGCATTAAACTTTCTGTTCGTCAACAAATTCCGTCtcttaaataaacaaataaataaataaataaataaatttacgatAGTACTTAGATTCACTCCACTAGTCGTATTATCTTCGGCCAATCACGAATCCATATTTCTCACTGCCTCTTATACTTGCAGTGATTATTCTTagttcattaatttaaaatggtaTTTCGTAAttgtagacatttttatataaacgaaTTTAGTAAGTATCATtcctcttgaaaatatttctaacttTAACTagcaaacaatttaatacTAATAGGATTATCGAAACTTCTATTGTCTATAATATTGCACTTTACAGAGTATATGTAAACTGTTACGATTAACtgtacgttttatttt
This portion of the Hylaeus volcanicus isolate JK05 chromosome 4, UHH_iyHylVolc1.0_haploid, whole genome shotgun sequence genome encodes:
- the LOC128874863 gene encoding DNA replication licensing factor Mcm6, with amino-acid sequence MDVGDGPNSLRRIPDEVGIKCQKLFQDFLEEFKEDGVVKYLEPAKELISPEHCTLEVIFDDVDEYNQVLSTTIVEEYYRIYPYLCQALYNFVRDVAELRKEKECYVSFVEVPTRQKLRELNASKLGTLIRISGQVIRTHPVHPELLLGTFICMDCNAVIKHVEQQFKFTNPTICHNPVCSNRRRFLLDVDNSVFVDFQKIRVQETQAELPRGCIPRSLEIILRSEAVETVQAGDRYDFTGTLIVIPDVGVLSLPGVRMDPKAKRNKSVEPGDGVTGLKALGSRELTYKTAFLACSVTPTSFRFGGMETNMEEISQEMMKKRMTEAEWNRIYEMSRDKNLYQNLVNSLFSSIHGNDEVKKGITLMLFGGVPKITLEGTSLRGDINCCIVGDPSTAKSQLLKSVAEITPRSIYTSGKASSAAGLTAAVVRDEESPDFVIEAGALMLADQGICCIDEFDKMDLKDQVAIHEAMEQQTISLAKAGVRATLNARTSILAAANPVGGRYDRKKSLQQNVQLTAPIMSRFDLFFIIVDECNEIIDNAIAKRIIDLHCDNWQDFETVYSQSEIVRYINFAKHFKPILSQEAAEFLVDSYTALRQRTGSGSGTWRVTVRQLESLIRLSEAKAKLECLDEVSVKHVKEAKRLLSKSIVTVEQPDIDLEESEDGNTEVLLDDAPPVMAALNALDDHDKTPVTPQTGDGEKKKLTMSFEEYKNLSNMLVLYMRSEENRAETSTVDDARAGLRKSELVAWYLDQIQDQIDSEEELLERKNFIEKIIDRLTYHDQIIIPLSTCDLKSKGTIDEEDDDPLLVVHPNYILDV